In the Engraulis encrasicolus isolate BLACKSEA-1 chromosome 9, IST_EnEncr_1.0, whole genome shotgun sequence genome, one interval contains:
- the LOC134455321 gene encoding pyruvate dehydrogenase (acetyl-transferring) kinase isozyme 3, mitochondrial-like produces the protein MRLSTSLFKNTSPKIEYYSRFSPSPLSIKQFLEFGRDNACEKTSYMFLRKELPVRLANTMREVNLLPEKLLSQPSVKLVQKWYMQSFLELL, from the exons aTGAGGTTATCCACGAGTCTTTTTAAGAACACATCGCCAAAAATTGAATACTACTCAAGGTTTTCTCCGTCCCCCCTCTCCATCAAACAGTTTCTGGAATTTG GTCGGGACAATGCGTGTGAGAAGACGTCCTACATGTTCCTCCGTAAGGAGCTGCCGGTGCGGCTGGCCAACACCATGCGCGAGGTCAACCTGCTGCCAGAAAAACTACTCAGCCAGCCCTCAGTCAAACTGGTGCAGAAGTG GTACATGCAGAGCTTCCTGGAACTGCTG